ACCTTGGGATGCCCCTTGAATCACTTCTTGTAATTTTGCCGATAGCCAATCGACTTGCTGCTGCTTATCAAGACGCTGGTAATTGATATTGTTATAAATGCCCGATAAACGATCTTCAAGTGATAAGGCTTTCGCGGTTGTTAAACCAGATAAAACCAGTATCAGCATTCTAGTTCGCTCGGCATCAGACAGTGCCAGTGCATGAGTCGCAACTGCAAGTTTTTTCCCAATAAAATAGACTAATGCGCCGACAACTAACCATACTGCAATTGGAATAAACACCAGTGGACCACCAATATAGGCCACTAAAGCAAGAAAAATCAGTACAAAAGGAAAGTCCATCAAAGCTACAATGGCTTGTCCTGAATAGAGTTCCCTCATATTCGCAATGCTGGCCAATCCATTGGCTATTTTACCTGTCCCCATTGCTTCGACATGGTGGTAATCAGCTAGCATTAATTTATTAACCACATCTTTGGTAGTGTTTAATTCGAAGTTGGCTGCAGATGCTGCAAGGATCCAGCTTCTGCCATACCTAAGCAGCAATTCAAGCAAAATAGCGATGGCGACACCAGATACTAAAATAGTTGCAGTTCCATAACCTTGGTTAGGTAAAATTCGGTCATAAATTTGCAGCATGGTAAAAGGCAAGGCAAGCGACAATAAATTAATAAATGTCGACGATAAAAAAAGCTCTGGAAAGGCTTTATTTTTGGAAAGTAAACTGAAGTTTTCCCGCATTTATTCAACTTCCTTTTAAACACTGATTGTTATCCATAAAGCGTAGCTCACTTTGGGTGAATTACATCTAAGTTAAATGCTAAAGGTCATTAATTCAACAATTAACGCTAGTTCTAGTTTGAAAGTTGAATGTCGGGAAAGGGCGTGTTTGATTGAGAACAATTATGTTTGTTGATCGATTTATAGAGATATAGATTGAGATAAAGGTGGAAGGGGCAATGGAAAGGAGTGCTTGTAGCACTATATATAAAAAACTGCCCTCTTTGCATTGGGCAGTTTTCAAGTTTAGACCTTCTTTTACCTTAAATCGGGTTGGTTAGTCTGTCGTTGCATGTTTCTTTATCGACTTATTTTTCATTGGATCGCCTTCATAGCCTAATGCTTTCCAATTCATACGAGTGCCTTTATTGTGACAATCATTACAGTTTAAAGCCTGCTCTGTTGGGGCAACCATATGATTGATACGCCACCACATTTCAGTCTCAGCAAAACCATATTCGCCACTGTATTTTATGCCTTTATCTAGCATCGCTTGATTGGCCTGCATGCCAAGTTTAGCGGCTTTATTCCAATCAAATGTTTTCCAATAACCGCCTTTACCAAAGACTTTAGCTGTGATGAGAATGTTTTGTTTGCTGTCATAAATTTGCTTACCAGTATGCACTTTAAATGGATATATCTTGGCTTTTTTATCATTGATATCACCGAGAGGGTAAGTCAATTTAGTGACCACTTTGGGGTCCATTTTATCGCCAGTCATATAGGCATCAGCCTTACCGTTATACCAAGCATATTGAGGTTGAACATTTTTAGCCCAAACAAAGTTACCTTTCTTTTTCATGTAGGTATGTTTGCCGAACTCATCTTTGGTTTGCTCAATATCTTGTCCTGCCGTTGACCAATCCCAGCTCATTTTGGTGGGTTCATTTTTAGCAAATTCAGGAATATGACAGGTTTGACATGCGATGCTGCTGGTATGGCTATTGAGTCGTTTATTGTCATGTGGAGCGGCTTCATGGCAATTTTCACAACCAATATCACTCATGCCTCCTGGTGATACTCCCATAGCATTACCTGTGATTTGATGACTCTCTGTTGTATGACAAGTTTGGCATTGGAAGTCATTTCCATCAGTATCCATATGCACATCAGTGACTTTATCAGGGTAAGACATAGAAGAGTCTAAATCGCCATGTTTAACCCCATCGCCACCGCCGCCATAGAAGTGA
This window of the Shewanella goraebulensis genome carries:
- a CDS encoding tetrathionate reductase family octaheme c-type cytochrome: MKTLLISLISGGLCCFSLFASAANPHKDYIEGPFTQGSEVTSQCIECHEDHAKDVMKSSHWTWELEQQLPGRTVKRGKKNAINNFCIAVSGNEPRCTSCHAGYGWKDDSFDFNDMTKVDCLICHDTTGTYVKDPAGAGEVLAKVNLERVAQNVGAPVRDNCGSCHFYGGGGDGVKHGDLDSSMSYPDKVTDVHMDTDGNDFQCQTCHTTESHQITGNAMGVSPGGMSDIGCENCHEAAPHDNKRLNSHTSSIACQTCHIPEFAKNEPTKMSWDWSTAGQDIEQTKDEFGKHTYMKKKGNFVWAKNVQPQYAWYNGKADAYMTGDKMDPKVVTKLTYPLGDINDKKAKIYPFKVHTGKQIYDSKQNILITAKVFGKGGYWKTFDWNKAAKLGMQANQAMLDKGIKYSGEYGFAETEMWWRINHMVAPTEQALNCNDCHNKGTRMNWKALGYEGDPMKNKSIKKHATTD